A genome region from Arthrobacter sp. SLBN-100 includes the following:
- a CDS encoding N-acetyltransferase, translating to MTGETNLQALLAGMHPVQRTGEYVYVLWPHGRPLAPGIEAAVREAEGLTVVMTRAEADQEGLSYDFVGAWITLQIHSALEAVGLTAAVSKALTDARISCNVFAGFHHDHLLVPVADAPRALEVLAELSTGSRQQRGPGQPQEDGRPQDNARPLVPGLQLRDETPADRDAILALAADAFAISPATGLPAEGEPVEVKVLRELFEAKEYLPGFSVVAVIDGEVVGHVISTRGWVGDRELLGLGPIGVTPRLQRKGIGSVLMKETIARANAAGESGIVLLGSPDYYPRFGFVPAASLGVLPPEDAWGDHFQLLPLALWPGGVHGVFRYAEPFTRL from the coding sequence ATGACTGGCGAGACAAACCTCCAGGCCCTGCTCGCAGGAATGCACCCGGTGCAGCGCACGGGTGAATACGTCTACGTCCTATGGCCGCACGGGCGGCCCCTGGCACCCGGCATCGAAGCGGCGGTCCGCGAAGCCGAAGGCCTTACGGTGGTGATGACCCGAGCCGAGGCGGACCAGGAAGGGCTGTCCTACGACTTTGTGGGCGCCTGGATCACCTTGCAGATCCATTCCGCACTGGAAGCCGTGGGGCTGACTGCCGCAGTCAGCAAAGCCCTCACCGACGCCAGGATCAGCTGTAACGTATTCGCAGGCTTCCACCACGACCACCTGCTGGTACCGGTCGCCGACGCGCCTCGAGCCCTTGAGGTGCTGGCTGAACTCTCCACCGGCAGCCGGCAGCAGCGGGGGCCGGGACAGCCGCAGGAAGACGGACGGCCGCAGGATAATGCCCGGCCACTAGTGCCCGGGCTGCAACTGCGGGACGAAACCCCAGCCGACCGTGACGCGATCCTCGCCCTGGCGGCTGATGCGTTTGCCATTTCCCCCGCTACCGGCCTTCCCGCCGAGGGGGAGCCTGTGGAAGTTAAGGTGCTCCGCGAGCTGTTCGAGGCTAAGGAGTATCTTCCCGGCTTCAGCGTGGTGGCCGTGATCGACGGTGAGGTGGTCGGCCATGTCATCAGCACGCGCGGCTGGGTGGGCGATCGGGAACTCCTTGGCCTCGGTCCTATCGGCGTCACACCGCGGCTCCAGAGAAAGGGCATCGGCTCTGTGTTAATGAAGGAGACCATCGCCCGGGCCAACGCGGCAGGGGAGAGCGGCATAGTACTCCTTGGCAGCCCCGACTATTATCCGCGGTTTGGCTTCGTTCCTGCCGCCTCGCTGGGCGTCCTCCCGCCCGAGGATGCCTGGGGCGATCATTTCCAGCTCCTGCCGCTCGCGCTGTGGCCCGGCGGCGTTCACGGTGTCTTCCGGTATGCCGAACCGTTCACCCGTCTCTGA
- a CDS encoding branched-chain amino acid ABC transporter substrate-binding protein has translation MYRKKVVTSFATAAALSLLLTSCANQAGPSTDETSSAGGKVDVPAISKVDVPSAAVLPAGDGKATCPATTTLAYAGAQTGPNAQLGVNIFNGIQLAINQHNQANPGCQVQFKKFDTEGDPNKATGPVTQLVSEDAIVGVIGLPFSGESKATGNIFEQRGLVHITPSATNPSLTENGWSTFFRGLGNDAVQGPAAAKFLTGKLGAKKVYLVQDDSDYGIGLATSTTKGLGDALAGSDKVTTGQKDFSAVISKIMNAKADAVFYSGYYAEGAPFIQQLSGKGFTGTFVAPDGVKDDQFIKQAGDASNGAFFTCPCIPGELIPDFASAYKEVSKGVDPGTYSIEGYDAATVLLSGIDAGKQSRQDLLAWVKSYDKDGLSKHYKWDAKGELQAPTVYGYKVENAKIVPVGPIGE, from the coding sequence ATGTACCGAAAGAAAGTCGTCACCTCGTTTGCCACAGCGGCTGCACTCAGCCTGCTGCTGACCTCCTGCGCCAATCAAGCAGGCCCCAGCACAGACGAGACTTCGTCAGCCGGAGGCAAGGTTGACGTTCCTGCCATTTCCAAGGTTGACGTTCCATCCGCAGCCGTCCTTCCTGCCGGAGATGGAAAGGCAACCTGCCCGGCGACCACCACGCTGGCTTATGCGGGTGCGCAAACAGGCCCCAACGCCCAATTGGGGGTGAACATCTTCAACGGCATCCAGTTGGCCATTAACCAGCACAACCAGGCGAATCCGGGCTGCCAGGTGCAGTTCAAGAAGTTCGACACGGAAGGTGACCCGAACAAGGCCACGGGACCTGTAACCCAGCTGGTCAGCGAAGACGCCATCGTCGGAGTCATCGGTCTCCCGTTCTCCGGCGAATCCAAGGCGACCGGCAATATTTTTGAACAGCGCGGACTGGTCCACATCACCCCGTCCGCGACGAATCCGTCCCTGACCGAGAACGGTTGGAGCACTTTCTTCCGCGGCCTGGGTAATGACGCCGTGCAGGGGCCGGCGGCAGCCAAGTTCCTAACCGGGAAACTGGGGGCCAAGAAGGTCTACCTGGTCCAGGATGACTCGGACTACGGCATCGGGCTGGCCACGTCCACCACCAAGGGACTCGGCGACGCCTTGGCTGGCTCGGACAAGGTGACCACCGGGCAGAAGGACTTCTCGGCGGTTATCTCAAAGATCATGAACGCCAAGGCCGACGCCGTCTTTTACTCCGGCTACTACGCCGAGGGCGCTCCGTTCATCCAGCAGCTCTCCGGCAAGGGCTTCACCGGTACCTTCGTTGCCCCCGACGGTGTCAAGGACGATCAGTTCATCAAGCAGGCGGGCGACGCTTCCAACGGCGCCTTCTTCACCTGCCCCTGCATCCCGGGCGAGCTGATCCCTGACTTCGCCTCAGCGTATAAAGAAGTTTCCAAGGGCGTTGACCCCGGAACGTACTCCATTGAGGGCTACGATGCAGCCACGGTACTCCTGTCCGGAATCGATGCCGGTAAGCAGTCACGGCAGGATCTGCTGGCCTGGGTCAAGTCCTACGACAAAGACGGGCTGAGCAAGCACTACAAGTGGGATGCCAAGGGAGAACTGCAGGCGCCTACGGTTTACGGCTACAAGGTCGAGAACGCCAAGATTGTTCCTGTTGGCCCCATCGGCGAGTAG
- a CDS encoding NAD(P)/FAD-dependent oxidoreductase codes for MATTPELQDRPRVLVVGGGYVGLYVALKLQKKIANAGGIVTLVDPLPYMTYQPFLPEVAGGNIEARHAVVSHRKHLQQTELIQGRVTAIDHANRTAVVAPADGGTPFEVPYFDVVLAAGAITRTFPIKGLADKGIGLKTIEEAVALRNKLLERIELASTMTDPAARAKALTFVVVGGGFAGIECITEMEDLARAAVRNNPRIKQEEVRFVLVEAMGRIMPEVTAKQAEWVVEHLRSRGIEVLLNTSLDSAEGALKLINLPDKTPAQEFEADTLVWTAGVQANPMVRSTDFPLEPRGRVRVLPDLRIAGDEGIVDNAWAAGDVAAVPDLTGKGLPDGTCVPNAQHALRQAKRLAKNLWASRWEKPLKDYKHKNLGAVAGFGEWKGVANINLLGSIGLKGGLAWLAHRGYHGLAMPTFERKFRVIFNWILSFFAGRDTTHLLDLDNPRGAFVAAATPAPKPAAAPAADAAPPAGGPGSAEKTKVDPKESVTANAK; via the coding sequence ATGGCAACCACCCCAGAGCTCCAGGACCGTCCCAGGGTACTCGTCGTCGGCGGCGGGTACGTCGGCCTGTACGTAGCACTCAAACTGCAGAAGAAGATCGCGAATGCCGGTGGCATCGTCACCCTCGTGGATCCACTGCCCTACATGACCTACCAGCCCTTCCTGCCCGAGGTGGCCGGCGGCAACATCGAGGCCCGCCATGCCGTGGTCTCCCACCGCAAGCACCTCCAGCAGACTGAGCTGATCCAGGGCCGCGTCACTGCGATCGACCACGCCAACCGCACCGCGGTGGTGGCACCGGCCGACGGCGGAACGCCTTTCGAGGTTCCCTACTTCGACGTCGTCCTGGCCGCCGGCGCCATTACCCGCACCTTCCCCATCAAGGGCCTCGCGGACAAGGGCATCGGCCTGAAGACCATCGAGGAAGCTGTTGCCCTCCGCAACAAGCTCCTGGAGCGCATTGAACTGGCCTCCACCATGACCGATCCCGCTGCCCGCGCCAAAGCCCTCACCTTCGTGGTGGTGGGTGGCGGTTTTGCCGGTATCGAGTGCATCACCGAGATGGAGGACCTCGCCCGCGCCGCCGTCCGCAACAACCCCCGCATCAAGCAGGAGGAAGTCCGCTTCGTCCTGGTGGAAGCGATGGGCCGGATCATGCCGGAAGTAACCGCGAAGCAGGCCGAATGGGTTGTGGAGCACCTCCGCAGCCGCGGCATCGAGGTACTCCTGAACACCTCGCTGGACAGCGCTGAAGGCGCCCTCAAGCTCATCAACCTTCCGGACAAGACCCCGGCGCAGGAATTCGAAGCTGACACCCTCGTGTGGACCGCCGGCGTACAGGCCAACCCCATGGTCCGTTCCACCGACTTCCCGCTCGAGCCGCGCGGCCGCGTCCGCGTCCTGCCGGACCTGCGCATCGCCGGGGATGAAGGCATCGTCGACAACGCCTGGGCTGCGGGCGACGTCGCCGCTGTTCCGGACCTCACCGGCAAGGGCCTCCCGGACGGCACGTGCGTACCCAACGCCCAGCACGCGCTCCGCCAGGCCAAGCGCCTCGCCAAGAACCTGTGGGCCTCCCGCTGGGAGAAGCCGCTCAAGGACTACAAGCACAAGAACCTTGGCGCTGTTGCAGGCTTCGGCGAGTGGAAGGGTGTTGCCAACATCAACCTCCTGGGCAGCATCGGCCTCAAGGGCGGACTCGCCTGGCTGGCCCACCGCGGCTACCACGGCCTGGCCATGCCCACGTTTGAGCGCAAGTTCCGGGTGATCTTCAACTGGATCCTCAGCTTCTTCGCCGGCCGCGACACCACGCACCTGCTGGATCTGGACAACCCGCGCGGTGCCTTCGTGGCAGCAGCTACCCCGGCTCCCAAGCCGGCCGCCGCGCCAGCTGCGGACGCCGCACCGCCGGCAGGCGGCCCAGGCTCGGCGGAAAAGACGAAGGTCGATCCCAAGGAATCGGTTACGGCCAACGCCAAGTAG
- a CDS encoding FtsB family cell division protein, translating into MATRRPKVPKVASPRSGPPQATHETTDGADVIRADFGSGKGKPGAGPAGHEASAPIAGAARDNRRTALADKAPGPHPAKGSHQVKGFDAGRKGSGAEGTSPAAGTGAAEEQQQPVPAKAFSGRMLALAVVMIAITIMLAPTVKIFFDKRAEIAALNADIAAREAEGNSLRQQVSRWQDPNYVKQQARDRINMVMPGETGYWVFGSDLPAGESSSPTGAAAQDPADLPWVDSLWESITRAATD; encoded by the coding sequence ATGGCTACCCGCCGTCCCAAAGTTCCCAAGGTTGCCTCACCCCGTTCGGGCCCACCGCAGGCAACCCATGAGACCACCGACGGCGCGGACGTTATCCGCGCTGATTTTGGTTCGGGAAAGGGGAAGCCGGGCGCCGGCCCAGCTGGCCACGAAGCCTCTGCGCCGATAGCGGGCGCCGCGCGGGACAACCGCCGGACAGCGTTAGCGGACAAGGCCCCGGGGCCACACCCGGCCAAGGGGTCACACCAGGTGAAGGGGTTCGACGCCGGCAGGAAGGGGAGCGGCGCCGAAGGCACCTCCCCGGCGGCCGGCACAGGCGCGGCCGAGGAGCAGCAGCAGCCCGTACCCGCCAAGGCGTTCTCCGGGCGCATGCTCGCACTTGCCGTGGTGATGATTGCCATCACCATCATGCTGGCACCCACGGTCAAGATCTTCTTCGACAAGCGGGCCGAAATAGCAGCCCTGAACGCGGACATCGCTGCCCGTGAGGCCGAAGGCAACAGCCTGCGGCAGCAGGTCTCCCGCTGGCAGGACCCCAATTACGTGAAACAGCAGGCCCGCGACCGCATTAACATGGTTATGCCGGGCGAAACCGGCTACTGGGTCTTCGGCAGCGATTTGCCCGCCGGGGAAAGCAGTAGCCCGACCGGCGCAGCAGCACAAGACCCCGCCGATCTGCCGTGGGTGGATTCCCTGTGGGAGTCCATTACGCGCGCGGCCACAGACTGA
- a CDS encoding DUF501 domain-containing protein: MEPHTAAARDESRQPSAHDLEVLSRQLGRPVRDVVEIPARCVCGNPLVAATAPRLGNGTPFPTTFYLTHPVITSAVSRLEAAGVMNEMNEQLSGDEELAAAYLSAHEAYLAARAAIGERSGIGAVPEIDGISAGGMPTRVKCLHVLVGHSLAAGPGVNPLGDQAIAAISDWWTADRCYCDGAWDTSGEAPSRDLSRHGPQGLPDIVGRPAPVRKTSGTTGAAT; the protein is encoded by the coding sequence GTGGAACCCCACACGGCAGCCGCCCGGGACGAATCCCGCCAACCATCAGCACACGACCTTGAAGTACTAAGCCGCCAACTCGGACGGCCGGTGCGTGACGTGGTGGAAATTCCTGCACGCTGCGTCTGCGGCAATCCCCTGGTCGCCGCCACCGCTCCGCGGCTCGGCAACGGAACGCCATTCCCCACCACCTTCTACCTGACACACCCCGTCATCACCTCGGCAGTCTCCAGGCTGGAAGCGGCAGGGGTTATGAACGAGATGAATGAGCAGCTTTCCGGCGATGAGGAACTGGCCGCCGCCTACCTCTCCGCGCATGAGGCGTACCTTGCAGCCCGCGCCGCCATCGGCGAGCGTTCGGGCATCGGAGCCGTTCCCGAAATCGACGGGATCTCCGCCGGCGGCATGCCCACCCGCGTCAAATGCCTCCACGTCCTGGTGGGCCACTCGCTGGCAGCCGGTCCAGGTGTCAATCCCCTCGGGGACCAGGCCATCGCCGCCATCAGCGACTGGTGGACTGCGGACAGGTGCTACTGCGACGGCGCCTGGGACACCTCCGGGGAAGCGCCCTCCAGGGACCTGAGCCGCCACGGTCCGCAGGGGCTGCCGGACATCGTAGGCCGGCCCGCACCCGTCCGGAAGACCTCCGGGACAACAGGGGCTGCGACATGA
- a CDS encoding S8 family serine peptidase, with protein sequence MQKHEPGKTPSPGRAGAALLALLLAACCLGTGLFAAPAAHADEWRDKQYWLAESGITKAWEVSKGAGVKVAVIDSGVDAKHPDLKGAVVGGYDASGSGQPDGQKVVGSKTEHGTLVATMLAGRGHQPADATASPSPGPAALPPDGIVGVAPEAQILSVSTWLGSTNPSGKSDQDQIPEAVRWAVDNGAKVINISLGSTTPQWPQSWDAAFLYAEQKDVVIVAAAGNRVGGNIQVGAPATIPGVLTVAGLDRKGTASVDASSQGISIGVAAPAENLLGGVPGGSYAEWAGTSGSTPIVAGVAALIRSKWPDMTAKQVINRIVATAKDAGAPGKDPLYGFGVLNAEAALKDSVPEVSANPLGSIAEWIRVHRRGNLATPAPLPTAEVPSELPALPEATVPAAKPPSRRDSALAAAVVVGFGLLFAAIIAAAAIQLRRAARNPAELPEQPDTGVVNRIDSGRKT encoded by the coding sequence ATGCAGAAACATGAACCCGGCAAAACACCATCGCCCGGGCGGGCCGGCGCAGCCCTGCTGGCCCTGCTCCTCGCCGCCTGCTGCCTCGGAACAGGCTTGTTCGCCGCACCCGCCGCGCACGCGGACGAGTGGCGCGACAAACAGTACTGGCTGGCTGAATCCGGAATCACCAAGGCCTGGGAGGTCTCCAAAGGTGCCGGCGTGAAGGTGGCCGTGATCGACAGCGGTGTGGACGCCAAGCATCCAGACCTCAAGGGCGCCGTAGTGGGAGGCTACGACGCCTCCGGCTCCGGGCAGCCTGACGGCCAGAAAGTGGTGGGCTCCAAGACCGAACACGGCACACTGGTGGCCACCATGCTCGCCGGACGCGGCCACCAGCCTGCCGACGCCACAGCCAGTCCGTCGCCCGGACCGGCAGCCCTTCCGCCTGACGGAATCGTGGGCGTGGCTCCGGAAGCGCAGATCCTCTCCGTCTCCACCTGGCTGGGCTCGACCAACCCCTCGGGCAAGAGCGACCAGGACCAGATCCCCGAAGCCGTCCGCTGGGCGGTGGACAACGGCGCCAAGGTCATCAACATCTCCCTCGGCAGCACCACCCCGCAGTGGCCGCAAAGCTGGGACGCGGCCTTCCTGTATGCCGAGCAAAAAGACGTGGTGATTGTGGCCGCCGCCGGCAACCGGGTGGGTGGCAACATCCAGGTGGGCGCCCCGGCCACCATTCCGGGCGTCCTTACCGTCGCCGGCCTGGACCGCAAGGGAACCGCGAGTGTTGATGCGTCGTCGCAGGGAATCAGCATCGGTGTCGCGGCGCCCGCCGAGAACCTGCTGGGCGGCGTTCCCGGCGGCAGCTATGCGGAATGGGCAGGAACCTCCGGCTCCACGCCCATTGTTGCCGGGGTCGCCGCACTGATCCGCTCCAAGTGGCCGGACATGACCGCAAAGCAGGTTATCAACAGGATCGTTGCCACGGCCAAGGACGCGGGCGCGCCCGGCAAGGACCCCCTGTACGGCTTTGGTGTGCTCAATGCGGAGGCTGCGCTCAAGGACAGCGTTCCTGAAGTTTCGGCCAATCCGCTTGGCTCCATTGCGGAATGGATCCGCGTCCACCGCCGCGGCAACCTGGCCACGCCCGCTCCACTTCCCACCGCCGAGGTTCCCAGCGAACTGCCCGCGTTGCCCGAGGCGACCGTGCCTGCAGCGAAGCCGCCGTCCCGGCGGGACAGTGCGCTCGCTGCCGCCGTCGTGGTCGGTTTCGGCCTGCTGTTTGCAGCCATTATTGCGGCAGCGGCCATCCAACTGAGGCGCGCTGCCAGGAACCCCGCCGAGCTGCCGGAACAGCCGGATACCGGGGTGGTGAACCGGATTGATTCCGGGCGGAAAACCTAG
- the eno gene encoding phosphopyruvate hydratase — protein sequence MALIDAIHAREILDSRGNPTVEVEVLLSDGQIGRAAVPSGASTGEHEAVELRDGDKGRYLGKGVQKAVDAIIDQIAPALTGFDATDQRSIDQAMLDLDGTPNKGKLGANAILGVSLAVANAAAASADLPLYKYLGGPNAHVLPVPLMNILNGGSHADSDVDIQEFMVVPLGAETFSEGLRWGVEVYHALKSVLKEKGLATGLGDEGGFAPNLPSNRAALDLIQEAIKNAGYTPGKDIALALDVASSEFFTDGAYQFEGKSLTSAEMSAYYTELVADYPLVSIEDPLDENDWDGWKTLTDSIGDKVQLVGDDLFVTNPSILQRGIDTKTANSLLVKVNQIGSLTETLDAVSLAQRAGYTTITSHRSGETEDTTIADISVATNAGQIKTGAPARSERVAKYNQLLRIEEELDDAARYAGRSAFPRFKG from the coding sequence ATGGCGCTTATCGATGCCATCCACGCCCGCGAGATCCTCGATTCCCGCGGCAACCCGACCGTAGAAGTTGAAGTCCTCCTTTCCGACGGCCAGATCGGCCGCGCTGCAGTTCCCTCCGGTGCTTCCACCGGTGAGCACGAGGCCGTAGAGCTGCGTGACGGCGACAAGGGCCGTTACCTCGGCAAGGGCGTCCAGAAGGCCGTTGACGCGATCATCGACCAGATCGCTCCGGCCCTGACCGGCTTCGACGCCACGGACCAGCGCAGCATCGACCAGGCCATGCTGGACCTGGACGGCACGCCGAACAAGGGCAAGCTGGGCGCCAACGCCATCCTGGGCGTCTCCCTGGCCGTCGCCAACGCAGCCGCCGCCTCCGCGGACCTGCCCCTGTACAAGTACCTGGGCGGCCCGAACGCCCACGTCCTGCCCGTCCCGCTGATGAACATCCTCAACGGCGGCTCGCACGCGGATTCCGACGTCGACATCCAGGAATTCATGGTTGTCCCGCTGGGTGCCGAGACCTTCTCCGAGGGCCTGCGCTGGGGCGTTGAGGTCTACCACGCCCTCAAGTCCGTGCTCAAGGAAAAGGGCCTCGCCACCGGCCTGGGCGACGAAGGCGGGTTCGCACCCAACCTGCCGTCCAACCGCGCAGCACTGGACCTGATCCAGGAAGCCATCAAGAACGCCGGCTACACCCCCGGCAAGGACATCGCCCTGGCCCTGGACGTGGCCTCCTCCGAGTTCTTCACGGACGGCGCCTACCAGTTTGAAGGCAAGTCCCTGACCTCCGCCGAAATGAGCGCCTACTACACGGAACTCGTGGCCGACTACCCTCTGGTGTCCATCGAGGACCCGCTGGACGAAAACGACTGGGACGGCTGGAAGACCCTCACCGACTCCATCGGCGACAAAGTCCAGCTGGTGGGTGACGACCTGTTCGTGACCAACCCCTCCATCCTGCAGCGCGGCATCGACACCAAGACCGCCAACTCCCTGCTGGTCAAGGTCAACCAGATCGGCTCCCTCACCGAGACGCTCGACGCCGTCAGCCTGGCCCAGCGGGCCGGTTACACCACCATCACCTCGCACCGCTCCGGCGAAACCGAGGACACCACCATCGCCGACATCTCGGTGGCCACCAACGCCGGCCAGATCAAGACCGGTGCCCCGGCCCGCTCGGAGCGTGTTGCCAAGTACAACCAGCTGCTGCGCATCGAAGAGGAACTCGACGATGCGGCACGCTACGCAGGCCGCAGCGCGTTCCCGCGTTTCAAGGGCTAG
- a CDS encoding branched-chain amino acid ABC transporter permease, translating to MLPLLVHLPPIENDWITFDIPSLQQNFWSATFDGLTFGAIYALVALGYTLVYGVLNLINFAHSEVFIVGCYAVFFTLSNLGFGPSVPRLGFLAIVLNLLLALVVAMAASAVTAFLLERIAYKPLRKRNAPRLVFLITAIGASFTIQYLIYLWRGPSPELALTMFRPTPIFDVFGTIVDSQQVLIIIAAIIMMVGIERFISKSRTGRGIRAVAQDPDTATLMGVNKERIIITTFIIGGLLAGAAALFYVMKIPSGVQYSGGFILGIKAFAAAVLGGIGNVRGALLGGLLLGLIGNYGQILLGNSQWTDVVAFVVLVLVLLLRPQGILGTSLGRSKA from the coding sequence ATGCTTCCCCTGCTTGTCCATTTACCCCCCATCGAAAATGACTGGATAACTTTTGATATTCCGTCTCTTCAGCAAAATTTCTGGAGTGCGACGTTCGACGGTTTGACGTTCGGAGCTATCTACGCGCTCGTGGCGCTGGGCTACACGCTGGTGTACGGCGTCTTGAACCTGATCAATTTCGCCCACTCGGAAGTATTCATCGTCGGCTGTTACGCCGTTTTCTTCACCCTCAGCAACCTGGGCTTCGGGCCTTCGGTTCCACGCCTGGGCTTCCTGGCGATCGTTCTTAACCTGCTGCTGGCGCTGGTGGTCGCAATGGCCGCCTCAGCGGTGACGGCCTTCCTGCTGGAAAGGATTGCCTATAAACCGCTGCGGAAGCGCAACGCCCCACGACTGGTGTTCCTGATCACCGCAATCGGCGCTTCATTCACCATCCAGTACCTGATCTACTTGTGGCGTGGACCGAGCCCCGAGCTTGCGCTGACCATGTTCCGGCCTACTCCCATCTTCGACGTCTTCGGAACGATCGTGGACTCGCAGCAGGTGCTCATCATCATTGCCGCCATCATCATGATGGTGGGCATTGAGCGGTTTATCAGCAAGTCCCGCACAGGCCGCGGGATCCGGGCCGTGGCCCAGGACCCGGATACGGCCACGTTGATGGGTGTGAACAAAGAGCGGATCATTATTACCACCTTCATTATCGGGGGTCTGTTGGCGGGAGCCGCCGCGTTGTTTTACGTCATGAAAATTCCATCCGGTGTCCAGTACAGCGGCGGTTTCATCCTCGGCATTAAGGCCTTTGCGGCTGCAGTCCTGGGCGGTATCGGCAACGTCCGGGGCGCACTCCTCGGCGGTCTTCTGCTGGGACTCATCGGCAACTACGGGCAGATCCTGCTGGGTAATTCCCAATGGACTGACGTGGTGGCATTCGTGGTCCTGGTCCTGGTGCTGCTACTGCGACCGCAGGGCATCCTGGGGACTTCCCTTGGAAGGAGCAAAGCATGA
- a CDS encoding Ppx/GppA phosphatase family protein: MTRVAAIDCGTNSIRLLIADIGHSNGTTTLTDVVREMRVVRLGQGVDATGELAPEALERTFAATADYARLIREHEAVEVRFVATSASRDARNRDVFVDGIRALLGVEPEVISGDEEAALSFSGASSVLPILDGQEVLVVDLGGGSTEFVLGTAAGVTAAKSVDIGCVRLTERHLRQDPPTAEQIAAAQADVDDAIARARQDVPLERATAVVGVAGSITTITAHALRLPKYSPDEIHGTGLPLDTIRAAANDLLAMDRAHRAALPYMHPGRVDVIGAGGLVWGRILERLAELTGGRISTATASEHDILDGIALSIG, from the coding sequence ATGACGCGCGTCGCCGCCATCGACTGCGGTACCAACTCCATCCGCCTCCTGATCGCGGACATCGGCCACAGCAACGGAACCACCACCCTCACGGATGTTGTGCGCGAAATGCGGGTGGTCCGGCTGGGCCAGGGCGTGGATGCTACGGGTGAACTCGCTCCGGAAGCGCTGGAGCGCACCTTCGCGGCCACCGCCGATTATGCCCGGCTGATCAGGGAGCACGAAGCGGTCGAGGTGCGCTTCGTGGCCACATCGGCCAGCCGTGATGCCCGGAACCGGGACGTCTTCGTGGACGGAATCCGGGCCCTGCTGGGCGTGGAACCGGAGGTCATCTCCGGCGATGAGGAAGCCGCCCTGTCCTTTTCCGGCGCCAGCAGTGTCCTGCCCATCCTGGACGGCCAGGAGGTACTGGTGGTGGATCTCGGCGGCGGAAGCACCGAGTTCGTCCTCGGCACCGCAGCCGGGGTGACAGCGGCCAAATCGGTAGACATCGGATGCGTCCGCCTCACCGAACGCCACTTGCGCCAGGACCCGCCCACCGCGGAACAGATCGCGGCCGCCCAAGCTGACGTGGACGACGCCATCGCCCGCGCACGGCAGGACGTTCCGCTGGAACGCGCCACCGCCGTCGTCGGCGTTGCGGGGTCCATCACCACCATCACCGCGCACGCCCTCCGGCTGCCCAAGTATTCGCCGGACGAAATCCACGGCACCGGATTGCCCCTGGACACGATCCGTGCCGCCGCCAACGATCTCCTGGCCATGGACCGCGCCCACCGCGCCGCGCTGCCCTACATGCACCCGGGGCGGGTGGATGTCATCGGCGCGGGCGGATTGGTGTGGGGCCGGATCCTCGAACGGCTGGCGGAGCTCACCGGCGGGCGCATCTCTACGGCCACGGCCAGCGAACACGACATTCTCGACGGCATCGCCCTGAGCATCGGCTGA